One Bacteroidota bacterium genomic window carries:
- a CDS encoding nitronate monooxygenase yields the protein MELFTQNAICKLFGIKYPIVQGGMVWCSGYKLAAAVSNAGGLGLIGAGSMTPALLEEHIEKARSQTQMPFGVNLPLMHRQAAAHIEVILRQKVKIVFTSAGNPASWTQVLKAQGCIVVHVIANTKFAQKAADAGVDAIVAEGFEAGGHNGREETSTFCLIPLIKKTMNLPVIAAGGLYDGRSMLASFALGAEGVQLGSRFAVCNESSAHENFKNYVLNSAEGNTRLLLKRLIPVRLMLNSFANQVMEAEANGASIHQLAELLGSGRCKKGVFEGDLEQGELEIGQVAALIHKKESALEIIDHIVHTYSEALQKLKNKLH from the coding sequence ATGGAGCTATTTACACAAAATGCCATTTGTAAGCTTTTCGGTATCAAATACCCTATCGTTCAGGGAGGCATGGTTTGGTGCAGCGGTTACAAGCTTGCAGCTGCGGTGAGCAATGCAGGCGGACTTGGATTGATAGGGGCCGGGTCCATGACACCTGCACTTCTGGAAGAACACATTGAAAAAGCGCGCAGTCAAACTCAAATGCCTTTTGGGGTGAACCTGCCTCTGATGCATAGGCAAGCTGCAGCCCATATCGAGGTAATTTTGCGACAAAAAGTTAAAATTGTGTTTACCTCGGCTGGCAACCCAGCCTCATGGACCCAGGTGCTCAAAGCCCAGGGATGCATTGTGGTGCATGTAATAGCCAATACCAAGTTTGCCCAAAAAGCCGCCGACGCCGGTGTAGATGCCATCGTAGCAGAAGGATTTGAGGCCGGAGGACACAATGGCCGTGAAGAAACATCTACTTTCTGCCTGATTCCCCTTATAAAAAAAACGATGAATCTGCCGGTTATTGCGGCAGGCGGTCTATACGATGGCCGATCGATGTTGGCAAGCTTTGCGCTTGGTGCCGAAGGGGTTCAATTGGGTAGCCGCTTTGCAGTATGCAACGAATCGTCGGCACACGAAAACTTTAAAAATTACGTTCTTAATTCTGCCGAAGGAAATACCCGCCTGCTTCTAAAACGGTTGATTCCTGTGCGGTTGATGCTCAACAGCTTTGCCAACCAGGTGATGGAAGCCGAAGCAAATGGTGCTTCAATTCACCAATTAGCCGAACTACTGGGTAGCGGCCGCTGCAAAAAAGGAGTTTTTGAGGGTGATCTGGAACAAGGCGAACTTGAAATTGGACAGGTTGCAGCATTGATTCATAAAAAAGAATCTGCTTTAGAAATTATCGATCATATTGTACACACCTACAGCGAGGCATTACAAAAACTAAAAAACAAATTGCATTGA
- a CDS encoding chloride channel protein: MGILKIPDRFHNWRTQHVTDRQMVMVLSVVIGLSVGLAAVTVKNFVFLIETNLRVLLVGRSFFWYLILPSAGILITIFFVHSINRKPIRQGIPLVLQSISRNKGQIDSHYVFSSVISSAITVGFGGSVGLEGPTIAAGGGIASNIGRVLNLNYKQVTLLLGCACAGAMASIFKAPVAAVVFALEVIMLDLTMWAMVPLLLSSVTAVLTSYLFLGHNHLYAFVVQGTFELNQVLFYLVFGVFMGFVAVYFIKVFLFLPPLFQKISNPYLKLVLGGTLLGILIFLVPSLYGEGYEVINSSLQGNFDFLFQRTPYVSYQSSALMVLLLFFVILLLKVVATSLTVGIGGVGGIFAPMLFSGAIAGLFFTHLLFQLGFSLPASNFALVGMAGMIAAVIHAPLTSIFLIAEITKGYDLFVPLMIVSTIAYATSRLFYAHSVYAIQLAKRGELMTHHKDKALLMLLNVNELIETDFSIVKPEQKMTDLVEVIKFAHRNIFPVVETDGTFRGLIKLDDIRHVMFNQEVYDTVYIRDMMFIPDDVIFTSDSVEEVAQKFQQSGSYNIVVIQHGKYLGFVSRAKLFSAYRDLLKNISEH; encoded by the coding sequence ATGGGCATTTTGAAAATACCAGACCGTTTTCACAATTGGAGGACGCAACATGTGACCGACAGGCAGATGGTGATGGTTTTATCTGTTGTGATAGGTTTATCGGTAGGGTTGGCAGCAGTAACCGTTAAAAACTTTGTTTTTCTGATCGAAACTAACCTGAGGGTTTTACTTGTAGGAAGAAGTTTTTTCTGGTACCTGATTTTACCCAGCGCGGGTATTTTGATTACCATTTTTTTTGTACACTCTATCAACCGAAAACCAATAAGACAAGGTATACCCCTGGTTTTACAGTCTATTTCCCGCAACAAAGGACAAATCGATTCTCACTACGTTTTTTCTTCGGTCATTTCAAGTGCCATTACAGTTGGGTTTGGAGGTTCGGTAGGGTTGGAAGGACCTACCATTGCTGCCGGGGGTGGCATAGCCTCCAACATTGGCCGTGTGCTTAATCTGAACTACAAACAAGTGACTCTTTTACTGGGTTGTGCATGTGCCGGAGCCATGGCATCTATCTTTAAAGCCCCTGTGGCAGCAGTTGTTTTCGCCCTGGAAGTTATTATGCTCGACCTTACCATGTGGGCCATGGTACCACTCTTGTTAAGCTCTGTGACGGCGGTGCTCACTTCCTACCTTTTTCTGGGCCACAACCATTTATATGCATTCGTGGTGCAGGGTACTTTTGAGCTTAACCAGGTGCTTTTCTACCTTGTATTTGGAGTTTTTATGGGATTTGTAGCAGTATACTTCATTAAAGTTTTTTTGTTTTTACCACCCTTGTTTCAAAAAATATCCAATCCATATTTAAAGTTAGTACTAGGGGGAACATTGTTGGGTATACTGATATTTCTGGTTCCCTCGCTGTATGGCGAAGGATATGAAGTAATTAATTCGAGTTTGCAGGGGAACTTCGATTTTTTATTCCAGCGAACGCCATATGTGTCCTATCAGAGTAGTGCCCTCATGGTTTTACTGCTTTTTTTTGTCATTCTGCTGCTCAAGGTAGTGGCAACCTCCTTAACTGTGGGCATCGGAGGTGTGGGAGGAATATTTGCGCCCATGCTTTTTTCAGGTGCCATTGCAGGTTTATTTTTTACACATCTATTATTTCAACTTGGGTTTAGTTTACCGGCCAGTAATTTTGCACTTGTGGGAATGGCCGGAATGATTGCTGCAGTGATTCATGCTCCTCTCACTTCAATATTTTTAATTGCCGAAATCACCAAAGGATACGATCTTTTTGTACCCCTGATGATTGTGTCTACTATCGCTTATGCCACTTCCCGCTTGTTCTATGCACATTCAGTATATGCCATACAACTTGCCAAGAGGGGCGAACTTATGACCCATCATAAAGATAAAGCCCTGTTGATGCTTTTAAATGTGAATGAGTTGATAGAAACTGATTTTAGCATAGTAAAACCTGAACAAAAGATGACAGATCTGGTAGAAGTGATTAAATTCGCCCATCGGAATATTTTTCCGGTAGTAGAAACCGATGGTACCTTCAGGGGACTTATTAAGCTCGACGATATAAGGCATGTGATGTTTAACCAGGAGGTTTACGATACAGTGTATATTCGTGATATGATGTTTATACCTGACGATGTGATATTTACCTCAGACAGTGTGGAGGAAGTTGCCCAGAAGTTTCAACAAAGCGGCTCCTACAATATTGTGGTTATTCAACATGGCAAATACCTGGGGTTTGTTTCGCGGGCTAAGTTGTTTTCGGCTTATCGTGATTTACTAAAGAACATATCGGAGCATTAA
- a CDS encoding chloride channel protein, whose product MDILQHTFRSWLLRIIAWKEKRLTHRQFIYILSFIIGIVSSLAAVLLKNTVHFTHNFLFNQLPIDRINFVYLLFPIIGIILTVYFVKYFVKDNIGHGISRILFAISKKGASLRKHNTYSSLVASTLTVGFGGSVGLEAPIVLTGSSMGSSLGDLFKLNYKTKTILIGCGAAGAIAGIFKAPIAAVIFALEVLMLDLTMWSLIPLLISAVTGLTVSYFLLGRAEIFSFELVHPFMLRNIPYFMLLGVFAGFVSLYFTRGIIYIEGAFKRFKNNVAKWITGGVLLGLIILIFPPLYGEGYLSLDALLNGNPEELTYGSVFYGHAQQVWVMVLFLALILIFKVAATAITTGAGGVGGIFAPTLFMGGIAGYLVARVINLFSFIQVSERNFAVVGMAGLMAGVMHAPLTAVFLIAEITGGYELFIPLLITSTIAYITIIYFEPHSIYHKRLAERKELITHHKDQAVLTLIKMEKLIETDFEVIHPQAKLRDLIESIARSRRNIFPVVDQGMLIGVVLLDDIRHLIFNSDLYDSASVRDLMFRPPAVVEVNEAMDDVMLKFETTDTWNLPVLRNGVYVGFISKSKLFSAYRNRLIEITGDV is encoded by the coding sequence ATGGACATTTTACAACATACTTTCAGAAGCTGGCTTCTCAGAATTATTGCATGGAAAGAAAAACGCCTTACCCATCGTCAGTTTATTTATATCTTAAGCTTTATCATTGGCATTGTTAGCAGTCTTGCAGCTGTGCTACTTAAAAATACCGTACACTTTACACATAACTTTCTTTTTAACCAACTGCCCATCGACCGAATCAATTTTGTATACCTTCTATTTCCGATTATCGGCATCATACTTACCGTGTATTTTGTCAAATATTTTGTAAAAGACAATATAGGACATGGCATAAGCCGCATTTTATTTGCTATATCGAAAAAAGGGGCAAGCCTGCGCAAGCATAACACTTATTCGTCGCTTGTGGCAAGCACGCTCACTGTAGGTTTTGGAGGGTCGGTAGGGCTCGAAGCACCCATTGTGCTTACGGGGTCCTCTATGGGCTCAAGTCTTGGCGATTTGTTTAAACTCAATTATAAAACAAAAACCATACTTATCGGCTGCGGAGCTGCCGGTGCCATTGCCGGAATTTTTAAAGCACCTATTGCCGCAGTAATCTTTGCCCTCGAAGTACTCATGCTTGACCTAACCATGTGGTCGCTTATTCCTTTGCTGATTTCAGCTGTAACCGGACTTACTGTATCGTATTTTCTTTTAGGAAGGGCAGAAATTTTCTCCTTTGAATTGGTACATCCTTTTATGCTGAGGAATATCCCTTATTTTATGCTTCTTGGTGTCTTTGCAGGTTTTGTTTCGCTTTATTTTACGCGTGGCATTATATACATCGAAGGGGCCTTCAAAAGGTTTAAAAACAACGTGGCTAAATGGATAACCGGTGGTGTACTTTTAGGATTAATCATATTAATCTTTCCTCCTCTCTATGGCGAAGGTTATCTCTCGCTCGATGCACTCCTGAATGGCAACCCTGAAGAATTGACCTATGGAAGTGTTTTTTATGGGCATGCACAACAGGTTTGGGTGATGGTACTCTTTCTGGCTCTGATACTTATTTTTAAAGTTGCTGCCACAGCCATTACCACTGGTGCCGGAGGAGTAGGAGGTATTTTTGCCCCCACGCTTTTTATGGGCGGAATAGCAGGTTATCTTGTAGCAAGGGTTATTAATTTGTTTAGTTTTATTCAGGTTTCTGAGCGTAACTTCGCGGTGGTTGGCATGGCAGGCTTGATGGCAGGAGTGATGCATGCTCCCCTCACTGCAGTTTTTCTAATTGCAGAAATTACAGGAGGCTACGAACTCTTTATTCCATTGCTCATTACCTCTACCATCGCGTATATCACGATTATTTATTTCGAACCCCATTCTATTTATCATAAACGATTGGCTGAACGCAAGGAGCTTATTACTCATCATAAGGACCAGGCAGTGCTTACGCTTATTAAAATGGAAAAACTCATCGAGACCGATTTTGAAGTAATTCATCCACAGGCAAAACTGCGCGATTTAATTGAATCCATTGCCCGCTCAAGGCGGAATATTTTTCCAGTGGTCGATCAGGGAATGCTTATAGGGGTGGTGCTGCTCGACGATATCCGCCACCTGATATTTAATTCCGATTTATACGATTCTGCATCGGTGCGCGACCTGATGTTTCGTCCACCAGCCGTAGTGGAGGTAAATGAAGCTATGGACGATGTAATGCTGAAGTTTGAAACTACCGATACCTGGAATCTTCCCGTGCTGCGAAACGGGGTGTATGTGGGTTTTATCTCAAAATCGAAGCTTTTTTCTGCCTACCGCAACAGGCTCATCGAAATCACAGGCGATGTTTGA